The Candidatus Beckwithbacteria bacterium DNA window TGCTGATTGTTCCAGCGGGATCGAGCCGTTGTTTGCTTTGTCATATGTGCGGAAAAATATTTTAGATGTGAATAATACCGAGTTGGTGGAAACGAATAAGTTGTTTGAGAAAGCAGCCAAGCAAAAGAAATTTTATTCGGCAAAATTAATGCGGCAAATCAGCGAGACCGGCGGAATTGATGGCTTAAAGGGTGTACCAGGGCAGTTTAAAGATTTATTTAAGGTCAGCCATGAGATTGATTGGTCCTGGCACGTGAAGATGCAGGCGGCCTGGCAGAAATATATTGACGCGGCGGTTTCTAAAACAATTAACATGTCTTCGAGTGCGACGCCGGATGATGTGCGGGAAGCCTATATTTTGGCTTATGAGACTGGCTGTAAAGGGATTACAGTTTACCGTGATGGCAGTAAAAGCCGGCAGGTGTTGAATGTAGGAATAACTAAGAGTGCCACTCAGCAGATTATTGATGATAACCGGAAATGGGTGGGGAATGGACACCGAGAGGAAGAATTGTGCCCGGAATGCGGCGGTGAGTTAACGTTTAAAGAAGGTTGTGCGACTTGTTTAGCTTGCGGCTATTCAAGATGCACAGTGTCATGAAAATAATCGAACCGAAACAATCAGCGATGGCGTTAGAGATTACCAGAAAGCGTTATTTGATGACTGATCGGAAGGGTAGACCGATTGAGACGACCGGAGAAATGTTGTGGCGGGTGGCCCAGCATATGGCCAAATTTGAGGAAGATAGAAAAATTGCAGAAGCATTTTATGAGCGAATGGTAGAGAAAAAATTTGTGTGTTCAGGCAAGGCGATGTTTGAGGCCGGCAACCCGGGCGGTACCGGCCAGCTGGCGGCCTGTTTTGTACTGCCGATTGAAGATTCAATTGACTCAATTTTTAAAACTTTGGGCGAGGCGGCGGTGATCCATAAAAATAACGGGGGAACAGGATTTAACTTTAGCAAAATACGGCCGCACGGCGACAAGGTAAAAAATGTGCCGGGAGCGGCATCCGGGCCAGTGGATTTTATTAAAGCGTTTTCGGCGGCTTTATCCAAGATTTTACAGGGAGCAAAACGGCAGGGGGCCAATATTGCGATTTTGAATGCCGACCATCCGGATATTGAAGAGTTTATCAAAATGAAGATTGAAGACGGGACAATTAAAAATTTCAACGTCTCGGTGGGGGCGACGGACGGGTTTATGAAAGCGGTTCTCAATAAAAAGCCGTGGCGGTTAATTAACCCGCGGACGAAAGAAGCAGTAAAAACAATCAGGGCAGATAAATTATTTGAGTTAATCTGTCAACTGACATGGCAGACGGCCGATCCGGGAATGGCATTTTTAGACAGGATGGAGAGGGATAATCCGACGCCGACTTTAGGGAAAATTGAAGCAACCAACCCTTGTGGGGAAATTCCGTTACTAGCCTATGAAAGCTGTAATTTGGGCTCGATTAATTTATCAGAACACCTCAAAAATGGGGTGGTAGACTGGACAGAACTAAAAAAAACCGTGCATTTAGGAGTGAGGTTTTTGGATAACATGATTGAAGTAAATTACTATCCTTTGGAGGCGGTGGAACGAATGGTTAAGGATGGAAACAGAAGAATCGGTTTAGGGGTAATGGGGTTTAGCCATTTGCTGTATAAATTAGGTATTGCTTATAACAGTGAGGCGGCGGTAAAGTTGGCCGAGAAAGTGGCTAAATTTATCCGACAGGAAGCGGATAAAGCCACGGAACAATTAGGGAAAGAAAG harbors:
- a CDS encoding adenosylcobalamin-dependent ribonucleoside-diphosphate reductase; this translates as MHSVMKIIEPKQSAMALEITRKRYLMTDRKGRPIETTGEMLWRVAQHMAKFEEDRKIAEAFYERMVEKKFVCSGKAMFEAGNPGGTGQLAACFVLPIEDSIDSIFKTLGEAAVIHKNNGGTGFNFSKIRPHGDKVKNVPGAASGPVDFIKAFSAALSKILQGAKRQGANIAILNADHPDIEEFIKMKIEDGTIKNFNVSVGATDGFMKAVLNKKPWRLINPRTKEAVKTIRADKLFELICQLTWQTADPGMAFLDRMERDNPTPTLGKIEATNPCGEIPLLAYESCNLGSINLSEHLKNGVVDWTELKKTVHLGVRFLDNMIEVNYYPLEAVERMVKDGNRRIGLGVMGFSHLLYKLGIAYNSEAAVKLAEKVAKFIRQEADKATEQLGKERGNFGNYDVSIYAGSGKNRRNCATTMIAPTGTISMFADCSSGVEPVFALTTTRKTFFEDSRKNSSTKEMTMVDPAYQEYKNKYDKNVFVTAHEIGWQWHVKVQAAWQKYFDNSVSKTINFPKTATVDEVKKAYLTAWKLGCKGITVYRDGSKDDQVLNKSVPPAGGCPECGEELEIKEGCQTCRNCGFSKCSL